In Balaenoptera ricei isolate mBalRic1 chromosome 7, mBalRic1.hap2, whole genome shotgun sequence, a single window of DNA contains:
- the B3GNT7 gene encoding UDP-GlcNAc:betaGal beta-1,3-N-acetylglucosaminyltransferase 7 translates to MPAPVPVPVPVQVPARRPRAAAPRAAIRAPRSAAAALDRAAMSLWKRTIYKSVCLSLALLVAVTVFQRSLTPSQFLQEPLLPTLGLQKAQKPSGHLVNPDSFWKNPKDAVTLTPMVSRGPQAWDVTTTNCSANVNLTHQPWFQGLEPHFQQFLFYRHCRYFPMLLNHPEKCSGDVYLLVVVKSVITQHDRREAIRQTWGREQESAGRGRGAVHTLFLLGTASKQEERAHYQQLLAYEDRIYGDILQWDFLDSFFNLTLKEIHFLKWLDIYCPHVHFIFKGDDDVFVNPTNLLEFLADRRPQEDLFVGDVLQHARPIRRKDNKYYIPGVLYSQASYPPYAGGGGFLMAGGLARRLHHACDTLELYPIDDVFLGMCLEVLGVRPTAHEGFKTFGISRNRNSRMNKEPCFFRSMLVVHKLLPTELLAMWGLVHGNLTCSRKLQVL, encoded by the exons ATGCCCGCCCCCGTCCCGGTCCCCGTCCCGGTCCAGGTCCCCGCCCGCCGTCCCCGAGCCGCGGCGCCCAGAGCTGCGATCCGCGCGCCccgctccgccgccgccgccctggACCGGGCCGCCATGTCGCTGTG GAAGAGAACCATCTACAAGAGTGTGTGCCTGTCGCTGGCCCTGCTCGTGGCTGTAACAGTATTCCAGCGCAGTCTGACCCCCAGCCAGTTTCTGCAGGAGCCCCTGCTACCCACCCTCGGGTTACAGAAGGCCCAGAAACCGAGCGGACACCTGGTGAACCCTGACAGCTTCTGGAAGAACCCGAAGGATGCGGTCACCCTCACACCCATGGTTTCACGGGGGCCCCAGGCCTGGGATGTGACCACCACTAACTGCTCAGCCAATGTAAACTTGACCCACCAGCCCTGGTTCCAGGGCCTGGAGCCACACTTCCAGCAGTTTCTGTTCTATCGCCACTGCCGATACTTCCCCATGCTGCTGAACCATCCAGAGAAGTGCAGCGGCGACGTCTATCTGCTGGTGGTTGTCAAGTCCGTCATCACACAGCACGACCGCCGCGAGGCCATCCGCCAGACCTGGGGCCGCGAGCAGGAGTCggcgggccggggccggggcgccGTGCACACCCTCTTCCTGCTGGGTACAGCCTCCAAGCAGGAGGAGCGGGCCCACTACCAGCAGCTGCTGGCCTACGAGGACCGCATCTACGGGGACATCCTGCAGTGGGACTTTCTTGACAGCTTCTTCAACCTGACCCTCAAGGAGATCCACTTCCTCAAGTGGCTTGACATCTACTGCCCCCACGTACACTTCATCTTCAAGGGCGACGATGACGTCTTCGTCAACCCCACCAACCTGCTGGAATTTCTGGCTGACCGGCGGCCCCAGGAAGACCTGTTTGTGGGTGACGTCCTGCAGCACGCTCGGCCCATCCGCAGAAAGGATAACAAATACTACATCCCCGGGGTCCTGTACAGCCAGGCCAGCTACCCGCCGTACGCAGGCGGAGGGGGCTTCCTTATGGCCGGGGGCCTGGCCCGGCGCCTGCACCACGCTTGTGACACCCTGGAGCTTTACCCCATCGACGACGTCTTCCTGGGCATGTGCCTGGAGGTGCTGGGCGTGCGGCCCACGGCCCACGAGGGCTTCAAGACGTTCGGCATCTCGCGGAACCGCAACAGCCGCATGAACAAGGAGCCCTGCTTCTTCCGCTCCATGCTCGTCGTGCACAAGCTGCTGCCCACTGAGCTGCTTGCCATGTGGGGTCTGGTGCACGGCAACCTCACCTGCTCCCGCAAGCTCCAGGTGCTCTGA